The Erythrobacter litoralis HTCC2594 nucleotide sequence CCGCGCCGAGATCGGTTTCGCTCACGACCTGCGCCGCTTCGGTGGTCAGGGGCTCGGGCGTGTTAGCCATGGGTCATGGCCTCCTTCACGGCCTGCTCGGCGGTCGGCCGGGGCACGGAGACACCGGCGAGACGCTGGACGATATCCTGAGCCGCTTCGGCGGCAACGGTTTCGATCTCGGCCAGCGCATCGCTGCGCGCACCGGCGATGCGCTGTTCGGCTTCGGCCAGCTTCTTGTCGAGCCGCTTCTGCGCGGCGGCGATCTTCTTTTCCGACTTCGCGGCGGCATCGGCCTTGGCTTCCGCCACCAGCTTCTGCGCGTCGGCACGGTTGGCGTTCTCACGCTCGCGCCAAGCTTCTTCCTCGGCATCGGCCTTGTCGCGCGCGGCCTGGGCGGCTGCGAGGTCGTCGGCGATCTGCTTGTCGCGCTCGCCCACGGTCGCCATCACGCGCGGCACCATGCCGCGGCCGATGACGAAGAATGTGAACCCGAAGAACACCAGCAGCCAGAAGATCTGGCTGGAATAGGTCTCTGCGAGCTGGGCTATCTGGGGCATGAGAGCGGTCCCGGAAAGTCAGTCTAAAAAAGGCACGACAGGGCCGGAACGATGCCCGGCCCTGTCGCGGTTCAGAGATTAGGCGACGAAGATCAGGATCATCGCGACGACGAACGCCAGCAGGCCGAGAAGCTCGGCAGCGGCGAAGCCGATGAACAGGCGGCCCTGCTGGCCGTCGGCAGCACCCGGGTTGCGGAGAGCCGATTCGAGGAACGAGCCGAACACGTTACCCACACCGATGGCGGCCATGCCGGCACCGATTGCTGCGAGACCCGCACCGACCAGCTTTGCTGCTTCTGCGTCCATTGTAATAACTCCTTGAGTACAAATCTGTTTGGTTGATCAGAGACTTAGTGAAGGTTTTCGGCGTCGTTGATATACAGCGAGGTCAACAACGCGAAGACATAGGCCTGGATACCGGCTACGAGGATTTCCAGCGCGGAAATGCCGATCATCAGAATGAAGCTCGGGGCGCCCACCAGCAAACCGAAACCGGCGCCGGCATTGATGCCGTCGATCACGAAGCTGGACAGCACCTTGAGCAGGACGTGGCCCGCCATCATCGCCACGAACAGCCGCAGCGCGAGGCTGAAAGGGCGAACGAGGAAGCTGATCAGCTCGATCGGGAAGATGATCGGGATCATCGGCAGCGGGGTGCCGCTGGGCACGAACAGGCTGAAGAAATGGAAGCCGTGCTTCCAGAAGCCGACGATCAGGACGATCGAGAAGCTGATGATCGCCAGCACGCCGGTGATGGTGAAGTGGCTGGTGAAGGTGAACGGGTGGATGCCGAGCACGCCCAAGGGCAGCAGGCCGAGCAAATTTCCGAACAGGATGAACATGAACAGGCTGAAGACGTAGGGCACGTATTTGCGCCCGGCCTTGCCGATGTTCACTTCCAGCATGTCATCGATAAAGCTGGTGAAGCTTTCGACCATCATCTGCCAGCGACCGGGGACGAGCTGCCCCTTCATGCCGCCCCACACGAACACGGCGAGCAGCACGGTGGTCAGCGCCATCCATGCCGCACTGTTGGTGAAGGCGATGTTGTAGCCCGCGATTTCCCAGCCTTCGGAACCCAGCATGGGCTCGATGGAGAACTGCTTCATCGGGTCGACTTTGCCAGATTCGGCCGCCACGTGAGATCCTTACGCGTTTTGGCGAACACCCGGCCCGTCAGCGCTCGTCCGAGCTGTCCGCGGGCGGCGTATTCGCCATTCGAAACACATTCCTGAAGGCGACCACTATTCCCAGGAACAGCCCCACCAACAGTGCCCAGGGATTGGTGCCGGTCAGATAGCCGATGGCATAACCGATCACCGTCCCCCCCAGAAGCCCGCCGAGCAAGTCCGCCAGCACCCGGTTGCCGCTGCGATAATTCGCGTCGGATCCGGTGCCCTGCGGCCGGTTGCGCCCCTCTTCACGCTCGCGTGCGGCCTTCAGCCGCTCTTCGAGCGCGTCGATACGCGCATCCTCGGCAATGGGTTCCCGGGCGGGTTTTTCGTCGCTCATGCCTTGCTCCTAAAGGAAGGGTTGCGCGGCACGGGCAAGAGCTGCCCGCCAAGGGCGCCGCCCCCTTAGAAGGGGGGTAAATGCAAGTCAACCGGACAGCACCCGAAAGCGCCGCCCGGCTGACGATATTTCTGCAACTGCTCTTGCGTGCGGCCTATGGTCCGACAATCACGGGCAGCGCGGGTCCCGCTGCGGCGGCGCGGCGGTGCGCGTCTGCCACGTCCCGTCGGGCGCCTGGTATTTCTCGCCAGGCTCGGTCCGAGCGATCAGCACACAGCCCTGCGTGAAGGCGTATTCCTCCAGCGTGGCATTCTGCGCCTGCGCGCGCTGCGTGTAATTCGCGCGCCGCTTGATGTTGAGATCGGCAACGAGGCTGCGGATCGCGGCCGGCTGATTGCCGACGACGCCGAGATAGCCGTCCATCTGTTCGCCGACTTGGCCGTTGGCGCGCGCCGCGGCATAGGCCGGATCGCGCTGGAAATAGGCCGTGGCAGGCGCCGCCAGCGCCAGTGCGACGCCCGATGCCATCACGGCCCTGGCAAATGTCGAGAGTTTCATGCCTTGAATCCTTACCCTTTAAAATATGTCCGGGTTCGCCTCGATGTTGTCTTCGACGTCGGCGGCGAGCCGGTAGATCACTTCCTGCCGGATGTTGATGTTGAGCTCGATCACGATGGGTTCGGAAGGGGCATTCACATTGATGCACCCACCCAGCGCAGCGAGCCCGCACACCGGCCCCAGTTTCATCATCCGCCCCGTCGCTCTCATCCTGCGCAGTCTCGCAGTCGGCAGGCGGTGCGTCAATTTAGGCAGTGTCATGGCAGATCCTCGCTTTCGGGGTCCTGAATAGGCGGTTGGTCCGGAATAAGGTCTTCCGGGTCGATGTCAGGTTCGGCTTCCTCGCCGGTCACGCTGCGCCGGACGCGATTGCCATCGGCATCGAGCAGCCCGATCTCGCGCGGATCGCGGACATAGGCCGGATCGTAGAACGAGCGGATATCGGTCAGGAGGCGATAGAATGGCGCGCGGATATTGACGTTGAAGCGGATCGGCAGGCTGGCGATGCGGCGGGTGACGAAATTGCTCGATGCGCCCTCGCCCTGGCTGACGCCGTCGAACCGCACGCGGGTGACGATTTCGCCGGTCAGCGGCCCTTCGACGGCCACGCGCATCTGCCGGAAATCGAGCGATCGCAGCGCGTTGAAGGCGAAATTGGCGAACGCCCCCATATCTTCATACGTCAGTTCGCCGACATAGGAGACATTGCCGCCCGGCGGGCGCGAGATCAGCAGGCCGTCCTCGATCCGGCCATCGCCGCGTTCGTCGAACACCACCGAAATCGTGCCGTCGAAGGTGCCGGTGGCAGCGAAATTGCCGAGGTCGAGCTGCTCGACGAAGCGGGCCGCCTCCAGCCCGACGATCTCGAATACGTAGCGGCGTACCTCCTCGCGGCCGAAATTGAGATCGACCGAGCGCATGATCAGCGTGCCGCCCATGAAGGGCCAGCTGCCGCCTTCGACCGCCAGCAATTCGCCGCCGCGGAGGGCGAAGCGAACTTCGCCGTCGGTGACTTCGATGCCCGGATTGATCGAGCGTACCTTGAGGACCTGGTCGGGCGCGGTCGTAAGATCGAGCAGGTCGCTGAATTCGACCGTGCCCGATGCGCCCTGCACCGGACCGAAGGCCGCGGCGAAGTCGAGCGAATCGCTGGAGAAGCGCCCGCTGCTGGTCACATCATCGCTGTTCCAGTCGATCCGGCCGGTGCCGGTGACGGTGCCGCGGGCATTGGCGATGACCCCGAGCGCAAGGTTGCTGAGATCGACCGGCTGCAGGGTGCCGTCGAAAGTGATGCCGTCGACTGTCAGATCGGCGAAGCCTTGCGAATTGGCGAGGTTGTGCCGGATCGCCACGTCTACGACTTCGCGCTGGCTATTCGGCTCGCGCAGGATCGCGTTGGCCAGAATGATGCTGTCTTCCAGCGTGAGCGTGGCGTCCTCGGCATCGAGCGGATTGAAGCGCGCGTGCTCGCTGCGATCGACCAGCCGGAACGCGCCTTCGTCGATACGCAAAACCCCGCCGATGTAGGACCAGTTGCCGCTGGCGCCTTGCAGGTCGAGCGGCACGGCATCCAGGCGAATGTCCGCCTCGGCGAAGGTGCCGGCGATGTCGCTGCCGAGATCGGCCTTGAGATCGGTGATGTCGAAGCGCGCGGCATTGTCCGCCTCGCCGAGCACGACGTCGAGATCGCGCGCGACCACTTCGCCGGGCCAGGCAAAGCCGACCGGGCCGCTCGCCAGTTGCAGCGGCGTGCCCGCCAGTTCGCCGCTCAGCCGCAGCGAAGTCGCCCCGGCCGCAAAGTCGAGCCCGCCGGGACCGTAGCGCAGCATCGCGCGACCGCCCGGCGGGCACAGCGTGACGCTCTGGCTGCCGAGCACCAGGTCGACATAGGCCAGGCGGCGGAAGGTCACCGGCGTACATCCCGACCACAGCGCGAGCGCGCCCGAACGGTCGACACTGCCGTCGATCGGCACCGCCAAACCGCGCGCTTCGCCGCCGGGCAGCGGACCGTCGGCCTGCACAAGCCCGTCGAAGCGGAGCGCGCCCGAACCCGCCTGGCGCACGGTCAGGCGCGGCAGCGCGAGGGTGCTGCCTTCGGCACTGTAGGGCGCCATCTGCAGGGTGAAGACCGTCGCGCCCGCAGGCGAGCGCTCCATCCGGCCCGCGATGCGCGGAATGTCGCCGCCGCCGGTCGAGATGTTCCCCGCGATGCGCGGCAGGCCGCTATCGCCGAACAGCACCTGCAACCGCGAGATCGCCGCCACCGCTTCGCCTCCGCGCCCGCGCAGCGAGACCCGCGGCGCGGCGATGCTGGTCTCGCCCTTGCTGCGCCTGATCGAAAGGTCTGCCGCGAGCGATCCGCCCTGCACCTGCCGCGCGAGCCCTCGCTCGAGCCGCGCCAGGAGCGGTGCCAGCAGGGAGCCGTCGGTAGCACGGCGCGCCTCGGCAAGCTGGCCCGCCAGCCCGTCGCCCAGCGCAACACCCTCGCCCTCCACGTCCCAATCCGACTGGAACTGCGAAAAATCGCTCGCCGCACGCAGCGACCCCGACAGGTCGAGCGTCGCAAAGCGCGCCTGTTCGCTGCTGGCATCGGCGAGCGCGATCGTCTGCTGCGAAACGATCCGCCCGTCGCGCCATGTCACATCGGCGTCCAGCGTCGCCGATCGCGCCGAGGCGATGGCCGAGCCGGGCGCCTGCATGTCGCCAGCTAGCGACGCATCCACCCCGTCGAGCGTCGCATCGCCGGTCGCCGCGAGTTGCAGGTCCGTCTTCCCGAGCGAGGTGCCACTGTCCTCGCAGGCGAGGCTCGCCAGCCGCAACGGCCCCTCGAATGTCGGGCGACCCGCGGCGACGGAGACCGACCCATAGGCGCTGGCCCCGCGCAGCGCGCAGTCCTCGTAGTCGATTGTCGGCGCAGCCGCCGCCATCACACCGGCAAAGCCGTCGTCGACTTCGCCTTCGCCCTCGGCCTTGATACCGATGGCGCCATAGGGCGAATCGATCCGGGCGCGTCCGTCGATCAGCTGCAGGTCGAGATCGGGCAGGCCCGGTTCTTCGTCGCTCTCCGCGAAAATCACGCGGTCGAGCGAACCGAAAGTAAGGCCGTCTTCCGTGATCTCGCCATAAAGGCGGGGCCGCGTCACCGAAACGCGCCCGATCGCCGGGATGCCCAGCCGGTAGCGCAGTTTGATTTCGACCCGTTCGACGGTGAGGTCGGGATCGTTGGGGTCGCCGATCACGATGTCGGTGAGAACCTGCTTGGCGGGGCCGATCGATTCGATCTCGTAGGTGGCAGGAAGATAGTATTGCTGGACGAGATCGCCGATGATGTTGTCGGCGATCCGCTCCCGCGCGAGCCAGACGATGAGGAAGCCGAGCAGCAATAGCAGCGCGACCGCGACCGCCCCCATACGCGCGATGCGGCCCGCCGAACGGTTGGTGCGGGCCGCCGCGACCAGGGTTTCCTCGCCCTCTCCCATCACCGCTCCACTTGCGCGCATCGCCCGGTAAAGGCAATGCTCCGAATAGCTTGGAGATGTAACGCTTGAACGAGCGGAGGGTTGCTTGCCGCAGGCCGAGGACGAGTATTCGGCGCCGAAGAACGCGCATTACGGCACGGGGCACCGCGCCCGGCTGCGCGAGCGCCTGCTCAACGGCGGAGCCGAGGCGCTCGCCGACTACGAAGTGCTCGAGTACCTGCTCTTCGCCGCTTTCCGGCAGGGGGACACCAAGCCGATCGCCAAGGCGCTGATCGCACGCTTCGGCTCGCTCGCAGGCGTTCTGAACGCCGAGCCGGGCGCGCTGGCCGAAGTCAAAGGCGTGGGCGAGGCCAGCGCCGCAGCGCTGAAAGCCGTCGCCCTCGCCGCCCGCCGCATGGCCCGCAACGAAGTGCAGCAGAAGCCGATACTCGGCAGTTGGCAGGCATTGCTCGACTATCTCACCGTCGACATGGCGCACCTGACCGTGGAGCGCGTGCGCGTGCTCTATCTCAATGCGCAGAACCGGCTGATCCAGGACCATCACGTCGGCGACGGCTCCATCGACGAAGCCGCGATCCACCCGCGTGAGGTGATCAAACGCGGCCTCGACATCGGCGCGACCGCGCTGATTCTCGTGCACAACCACCCGAGCGGCAATCCGGAGCCGAGCCGCGCCGATGTGCAGATCACCACCCGCATCGCCGAAGCGGGCAGATTGCTGGGGATTACCGTCCACGATCACGTCATCGTCGGGCGCGAGGGGCACGTGAGCCTCAGGGCGAAAGGCTTGATCTGAGCGACACCGCAGCCTAGCCGCCGCGCGACAGTTTCAAACCCTTTTTCCCGGAGTCGACCGATGGTCCCCCGCTATGCCCGCCCCGCCATGACCGCCCTGTGGGAGCCGGAGGCGAAATATCGCATCTGGTTCGAGATCGAGGCGCATGCGACCGAGAAACTAGGCGAGCTCGGAGTGGTGCCGGAAAGCGCGGCCAAGGCCTTGTGGGACTGGTGGGCGACCGATCCCAAGATCGACGTCGAGGCGATCGACGCTATCGAAGCGGTGACCAAGCACGATGTCATCGCCTTTCTCACCTGGGTCGCCGAGAATGTCGGCGAGGAAGCACGCTTCATGCATCAGGGCATGACCAGCAGCGATGTGCTCGACACGACGCTGGCGGTGCAGCTGGCGCGATCGACGGACATTCTGCTCGAAGACCTCGATGCGCTACTCGCCGCGATCAAGCGCCGCGCGGAAGAGCAAAAATACACGCCGACGATCGGGCGCAGCCACGGCATCCACGCCGAACCGGTGACCTTCGGCCTCAAGCTCGCGCAGGCCTATGCCGAGTTCGATCGCTGCAAGACCCGCCTGGTCGCCGCGCGCGAGGAAATTGCCACCTGTGCCATCAGCGGCGCCGTCGGGACTTTCGCCAACATCGATCCTTCGGTCGAAGAGCATGTCGCCGACAAGCTCGGCCTCAAGCCCGAGCCGGTTAGCACGCAGGTGATCCCGCGCGACCGCCATGCGATGTTCTTCTCCACCCTCGCCGTCATTGCCGGGTCGATCGAGCGGCTCGCGGTCGAGATTCGCCATCTCCAGCGCACCGAAGTGCTGGAAGCGGAGGAATATTTCTCACCCGGCCAGAAGGGTTCGAGCGCGATGCCGCACAAACGCAACCCGATCCTGACGGAAAACCTTACCGGCCAGGCCCGCATGATCCGTGCCTATGCCATGCCGGCGCTCGAGAATGTCGCGCTGTGGCATGAGCGCGATATCTCGCACTCCTCGGTCGAGCGCTTCATCGGCCCCGATGCCTGCATCACGCTCGATTTCGCGCTCGCGCGGCTGACCGGGGTGATCGACAAGCTGCTGGTCTATCCCGAACGCATGCAGGCCAACATGGACCGGATGGGAGGCCTGATCCATTCGCAGCGCGTGTTGCTTGCGCTCACCCAGAACGGCGTCAGCCGCGAGGATGCCTATCGCCTCGTCCAGCGCAATGCGATGAAGGTATGGGAATCGGACGGCCAGCTGATGCTGCTCGACCTGCTCAAACAGGACGCGGAAGTGACCGCCGCCCTGTCCGAAAGCGAGCTCGAAGAGCGCTTCGATCTCGAATACCATTTCAAGCACGTCGACACGATCTTCAACCGCGTCTTCGGCTAGAGAGTGCGCAGTATCTGGACGCGGCCCTTTCTGCGCCCTAGCATCATGATGAAATAAGGGAGGGGTTCGCCTTGCAAATCGTCCGCACAATCGTCTGGGTTCTGATCCTCGTCGCGCTGTTGCTGTTTTCGTGGTTCAACTGGACCCCGGTCGAAGTGACGATCTGGGACAACCTTCTGGTCGAAACCAAGGTCCCGGCGCTGGTGATCGTCTCCTTCCTGCTCGGCCTCTTGCCGATGTGGATGTACCATCGCGGCGTGCGCTGGACGCTGTCGCGCAAGATCGCGAGCCTGGAAAACGCCGCCCGCACCCATATCGAGCCACCGCCTGCGTCGACGGAAGATCCAGCGCCCGCACCTACGCCTGCATCGAGCACACCGCCCCCGCCGCAGCCCGACAGCGACGGCCTCCAGCCGGAAACCGACAGACCGTGAGCAACCCGGTCTTCCTCGCGCTCGACATCCCGCGGCTGGAAGCGGGCAAGGCGCTGGTCGACAAGGTCAAGGCGCATATCGGTGGTGTGAAGCTCGGCATGGAGTTCTTCTATGCCCACGGCCATCACGGGGTGCACGAAATTGCGCACTGTGGTCTGCCGGTCTTCCTCGACCTCAAGCTGCACGACATTCCCAACACCGTCGCCGCCGCGATGCAATCGATCCATGTGCTGGAGCCGGCCATCGTCACGGTCCACGCATCGGGCGGGCGCGCGATGATGGAAGACGCCAAGGCGGCGGCGGGCGAGAACACCAAGGTCGTCGGCGTAACCATGCTGACCAGCCTGGACGAGCGCGACCTCGAACGCACCGGGGTCGATGGCAGCCCGCACGATCATGTCATGCGGCTGGCCGAACTGGCGGAGAACGCCGGGCTCGACGGGATCGTCTGCTCCGGACAGGAAGTCGGCGCGGTACACAAGCAATGGAAACAGGGCTTCTTCGTTGTTCCCGGCCTGCGCCCGGCAGGCAGCGCAAGTGGTGACCAGAAGCGCGTCGTCACCCCACGCCAGGCGCGTGACGACGGTGCCAGCGTCCTGGTGATCGGCCGCCCGATCAGCAAGGCGGACGATCCGGAACAGGCTGCGCGGGATATCGAGGCGACGCTGTGATCGCGCGGGTGCTGGCGCTCGCCGCCGCGCTGGCGCTGCCCGCCTGCGTGCCCGGCGAAATCCGCAGTTCGGTCGCCGAGCAGGAGGCCGACCGCGACATCATCCGCTTCGGCGAAGTGTCGTTCAGCCAATTGGCCGAGGGCGTGTGGATGCACACCACCTATCTCGACCTGATGGGCTTCGGGCCGATCCCTTCGAATGGTCTGTTGGTGGTAAACGGCGATAACACAATCCTCGTCGATACCGCCTGGACCGACGAACAGACCGAGCAAATCGTCGCCTGGGCCAGCATGGTCCTGGCCAAGCCCGTCCGCGCTGCGGTCGTCACCCATGCGCATCAGGACAAGATGGGCGGCATGGCCGCGCTGCACGGCGCGAACATCGCGACCTGGGCGCATCCGCTGAGCAACGAACTGGCGCCCGAGGAAGGGCTGGTTCCTGCACGCAATGCCATCACCTTCGACGCAAACGGTTGGGCGACGGGCGAGGCGGCGCAATCGCTTGCGCCCTTACGCCTCTATTACCCCGGCGGAGCGCATACGCGCGACAACATCACCGTCGGCCTGCCGGAGCTTGGAATCGCCTTCGGAGGCTGCATGATCAAGGCGGGGGACGCCTCGAACCTCGGCAATCTCGCCGATGCGGACACCGCGGCCTATGCGCAATCGGTGCGTAATTTCGCAGCGGCGTTCCCCGATGCCCGGACCATTGCGATGAGCCATTCCCCGCCCGAGGGTCGCAAGGCGATCGAGCGCACGCTTGATCTCGCCGAAGAACTCTAGCAACGCGCGCGCCATGACGATGATCAAGATTTGCGGACTCTCCACGCCGGAGACGATCGAGGCTGCCGTGCAGGCGGGCGCGACCCATGTCGGCTTGGTGCATTTCGCCAAGAGCCCGCGGCATGTGGAACTAGAGAAAGCCGCCGAATTGCGCGCGCTGGTGCCCGAGAGCGTCAAGGCGGTGCTGTTGCTGGTCAACGAGCAGCCCGAAGAGACCGCGCGCGCGATCCAGATCGTCAAGCCCGACGTCGTGCAGTTTCATGGCAGCGAAACGCCGCAATGGACCAAGGCGGTGCGCGACCAGCTTGGTATCGAGGTGTGGAAAGCGCTGGGCGTACGCGAAGCGGCTACGCTGGAGAAATCGCGCCGCTATGAAGGCGCGGTCGACCGGCTGCTGTTCGATTCCCCGGCAAAGAAGTTGCCGGGCGGCAATGGAGTGACGTTCCAGTGGGACGTGCTCGCCGGCTTCGAGCACCATACGGCCTGGGGGCTGGCAGGCGGGCTGACGCCGGACAACGTCGGTGATGCGATCCGCCAAACCGGCGCGGAGCTTGTCGATGCCTCAAGTGGTGTTGAGAGCGCTCCGGGCGTCAAGGATATTGCGAAAATCGAAGCGTTCTGCGAAGCCGCAAGAAACGCATAGACCCCCTACTCCCGTTCGCCCTGTGCTTGTCGAAGGGCCGTACTTCTTTTTTACGCTGCGCCAGAAGCAAGAACGGGGCTTCGACAGGCTCAGCCCGAACGGATTTTTTGTGGCAACCAAGGCGAATTCCTTCCGCACCCAGCCTGACGAGCGCGGGCATTTCGGCCAGTTCGGTGGGCGCTATGTCGCTGAAACGCTGATGCCGCTCGTGCTGGACCTAGAGCGCGAATATCGCGCGGCGCAGGCCGATCCTGCCTTTCAGGCCCAATTCGACGACCTGCTCGAACACTACGTCGGCCGCCCCTCCCCGCTCTATTTCGCAGAACGCCTCACCGAGGCGCTCGGCGGCGCGCAGGTCTGGTTCAAACGCGACGAGCTCAACCACACTGGCGCGCATAAGATCAACAATTGCATCGGGCAGATCCTGCTCGCCGAGCGCATGGGTAAGACCCGCATCATCGCGGAGACCGGCGCGGGGCAACACGGCGTCGCCACCGCCACCGTCTGCGCGCGGTTCGGCCTGCCTTGCGTCATCTACATGGGCGCGGAGGACGTAAAGCGGCAGTCGCCCAATGTCTTCCGCATGAAGCTGCTCGGCGCAGAAGTCGTCCCCGTCACCAGCGGCGGCGCGACGCTCAAGGACGCGATGAACGAAGGGCTGCGCGACTGGGTCGCGAATGTCCACGACACCTTCTACATCATCGGCACCGCCGCCGGGCCGCATCCCTATCCGGAGCTGGTGCGCGATTTCCAGAGCGTGATCGGCAAGGAAGCCCGCGCGCAAATGCTCGACCGCACGGGCCGCCTGCCCGATTTGCTGATCGCCTGCATCGGCGGCGGCTCCAACGCGCTCGGCCTGTTCCACCCGTTTCTTGACGATCCGGACGTGAAGATGCTCGGCGTCGAAGCGGCGGGCCATGGTCTTGACGGCGACCAGCATGCCGCCAGCCTGCTCGGCGGCGCGCCCGGCATATTGCACGGCAACAAGACCTACCTGCTGCAGGACGAGGACGGCCAGATCACCGAAGGCCACTCGATCAGCGCCGGCCTCGACTACCCCGGCATCGGCCCCGAACACGCATGGCTGAAAGAGTCAGGCCGCGTCGAATACACCGCCGTGACCGATGACGAGGCCTTGGACGGCTTCCAGCTGCTTTGCCGCACCGAGGGGATTATTCCCGCTCTGGAACCGTCACACGCCATCGCGGCGGTCGCCGACCGCGCCAAACAGATGAGCGAGGACCAGATCATCCTGATGAACCTGTGCGGACGCGGGGATAAGGACATCTTCACGGTGGCGGAGAAGCTGGGAGTGGAGATGTAATGCGTCTACGCCGGGAAGCTGAGAACAAGAATTCAACTGAATGGCCAGCGTTTCATCATCTAATGGATTGCTACTGGCATCAAACCGCCGATGCATTTTACTCCGAGTTCAAGGAAGCACTCGACGATTTTCGTGAATGCGAAGGACAAGAAAGGTTTGAGCAACTCAAAGCCGAGCTTTGTGCTCTTCGAGATCAAGGGCGCTTTCCGAGACCCGGGCAGTTGCGAGTTAATTATAACAAACCATTTTGGCGCGGCTATGCGCGTATCGTGACCACGAGAGATATCGCAACATGTGATCCAATTCTTGGGTCTAGGGAAACTCAATGACCCGCCTCCAAAACGCCTTCTCCAAACCCCACGCCGCCTTCGTTGCCTTCATCACCGCTGGTGACGGGGACACGGCGGCGAACCTTGATGCGCTGGTTGCGGGCGGTGCGGATGTGATCGAGTTGGGCATGCCCTTCACCGATCCCATGGCCGATGGCCCCGCGATCCAGGCGGCCAATATCCGCTCGCTTGCGCGCGGCACGACCACGCGCGATGTGCTGATGATCGCCAACGAGTTCCGCGAGCGCCACCCGGAGGTGCCGCTGGTATTGATGGGCTACGCCAACCCGATGGTGCGGCGCGGGCCGGAATGGTTCGCCGCCGAGTGCAAGGGCTGCGGCGTCGATGGGGTGATTTGCGTCGATATCCCGCCCGAGGAAGACGCCGAGCTCGGCCCCGCCCTGCGCGCAGCGGGCATCGCCCCGATCCGGCTCGCCACGCCCACCACCGATGCCAAGCGCCTGCCAGCAGTGCTCGAGGGATGCGAAGGCTTCGTCTATTACGTTTCTGTCGCCGGGATCACCGGCAAGCAACAGGCCGCGCTCGACACGATCGAAAGCAATGTGGCGCGGATCAAGCGATCGACCGACCTG carries:
- the trpA gene encoding tryptophan synthase subunit alpha: MTRLQNAFSKPHAAFVAFITAGDGDTAANLDALVAGGADVIELGMPFTDPMADGPAIQAANIRSLARGTTTRDVLMIANEFRERHPEVPLVLMGYANPMVRRGPEWFAAECKGCGVDGVICVDIPPEEDAELGPALRAAGIAPIRLATPTTDAKRLPAVLEGCEGFVYYVSVAGITGKQQAALDTIESNVARIKRSTDLPVAVGFGVRTPEQAGAIARVADGVVVGSALVELVGEFGTEAPAKLQELTKALADAVHSAR
- a CDS encoding phosphoribosylanthranilate isomerase, coding for MTMIKICGLSTPETIEAAVQAGATHVGLVHFAKSPRHVELEKAAELRALVPESVKAVLLLVNEQPEETARAIQIVKPDVVQFHGSETPQWTKAVRDQLGIEVWKALGVREAATLEKSRRYEGAVDRLLFDSPAKKLPGGNGVTFQWDVLAGFEHHTAWGLAGGLTPDNVGDAIRQTGAELVDASSGVESAPGVKDIAKIEAFCEAARNA
- the pyrF gene encoding orotidine-5'-phosphate decarboxylase; the encoded protein is MSNPVFLALDIPRLEAGKALVDKVKAHIGGVKLGMEFFYAHGHHGVHEIAHCGLPVFLDLKLHDIPNTVAAAMQSIHVLEPAIVTVHASGGRAMMEDAKAAAGENTKVVGVTMLTSLDERDLERTGVDGSPHDHVMRLAELAENAGLDGIVCSGQEVGAVHKQWKQGFFVVPGLRPAGSASGDQKRVVTPRQARDDGASVLVIGRPISKADDPEQAARDIEATL
- the trpB gene encoding tryptophan synthase subunit beta, which translates into the protein MATKANSFRTQPDERGHFGQFGGRYVAETLMPLVLDLEREYRAAQADPAFQAQFDDLLEHYVGRPSPLYFAERLTEALGGAQVWFKRDELNHTGAHKINNCIGQILLAERMGKTRIIAETGAGQHGVATATVCARFGLPCVIYMGAEDVKRQSPNVFRMKLLGAEVVPVTSGGATLKDAMNEGLRDWVANVHDTFYIIGTAAGPHPYPELVRDFQSVIGKEARAQMLDRTGRLPDLLIACIGGGSNALGLFHPFLDDPDVKMLGVEAAGHGLDGDQHAASLLGGAPGILHGNKTYLLQDEDGQITEGHSISAGLDYPGIGPEHAWLKESGRVEYTAVTDDEALDGFQLLCRTEGIIPALEPSHAIAAVADRAKQMSEDQIILMNLCGRGDKDIFTVAEKLGVEM
- the bla gene encoding subclass B1 metallo-beta-lactamase — translated: MIARVLALAAALALPACVPGEIRSSVAEQEADRDIIRFGEVSFSQLAEGVWMHTTYLDLMGFGPIPSNGLLVVNGDNTILVDTAWTDEQTEQIVAWASMVLAKPVRAAVVTHAHQDKMGGMAALHGANIATWAHPLSNELAPEEGLVPARNAITFDANGWATGEAAQSLAPLRLYYPGGAHTRDNITVGLPELGIAFGGCMIKAGDASNLGNLADADTAAYAQSVRNFAAAFPDARTIAMSHSPPEGRKAIERTLDLAEEL
- a CDS encoding contact-dependent growth inhibition system immunity protein; translation: MRLRREAENKNSTEWPAFHHLMDCYWHQTADAFYSEFKEALDDFRECEGQERFEQLKAELCALRDQGRFPRPGQLRVNYNKPFWRGYARIVTTRDIATCDPILGSRETQ